The Gemmata palustris genome includes a region encoding these proteins:
- a CDS encoding Uma2 family endonuclease: MTARITAVPPSYLSRTLYPRVTVAEYHQMIEDGAFGDGDRIELLEGYLVQKMSHNTPHSVAVQKLIKRLVRLAPPGWEPRSQLPITLSDSEPEPDGLLAKGDETTFAAHHPLPAEIGIVIEVADSSLHTDRNDKGRIYARAGIPVYWIVNVADRQVEVYTNPDTTANPPAYRTRTDHRPGDPVPVVLDGTTTSAIPVNELLP; this comes from the coding sequence GTGACCGCACGCATTACCGCCGTTCCGCCGTCGTACCTGTCCCGCACTCTTTACCCGAGAGTGACGGTTGCCGAGTACCACCAGATGATCGAGGACGGTGCTTTCGGCGACGGAGATCGGATCGAGCTGCTCGAAGGGTACTTGGTGCAAAAGATGTCGCACAACACGCCCCACAGTGTTGCCGTCCAGAAACTCATCAAGCGATTGGTCCGGCTCGCTCCGCCCGGGTGGGAACCGCGGTCCCAGCTCCCGATCACGCTGTCCGACAGTGAACCTGAACCCGACGGACTGCTCGCAAAGGGAGATGAGACGACGTTCGCCGCGCATCACCCGTTGCCCGCTGAAATTGGCATCGTCATCGAAGTGGCGGATTCGTCGCTTCACACGGACCGGAACGACAAGGGCCGGATCTACGCCCGGGCCGGCATTCCGGTGTACTGGATCGTCAACGTTGCGGACCGACAAGTAGAAGTGTACACAAACCCGGATACGACTGCGAACCCGCCGGCCTATCGCACTCGCACGGACCACCGCCCCGGCGACCCGGTCCCGGTGGTACTCGATGGCACCACGACGAGTGCCATTCCCGTGAACGAACTGCTGCCGTAA
- a CDS encoding redoxin family protein: MRLTAFAFLVLVAGVAPAADVAPAPREKVLADQNLKEAPKLRLPGEAGIGRLVPDIAFTDLAGKPGKLSDFKGSKLTVVAFTNSTCPLCKKYRPALHRLEKEFAGRGVSFLFVNPTKTDKPGDHGFAGRYVHDTDGVLTAAFGATATTEVFVLDSARTLQYRGAVNDQYGLGYALEKPRANYLVTALEELLVAKRPVVQATAAPGCELAPDAAKAPRVALTYHARVERIIQANCVECHRTGGVGPFALDTYDSVVANKGMIRKVVSRGTMPPWFAAPPKKGEHSPFANDRTLTESDKNDLLAWLASDLKEGDVADAPLPRKYESGWLIGKPDVVYQIPKPIEIPAEGTMPYQNVNVETTYDEDKWVQALEVQPGAREVVHHVLVFAIPKGSRGSGGEAQGFFAAYVPGNSAMVYPEGYAKKLPKGSLLRFQIHYTPNGKATTDRTKIGLVFAKQAPRYEVRVAGIANPVFTIPAGADNHKVNASLPIIPFETRILALFPHAHLRGKAAKYDLRTPDGKVTTLLEVPHYDFNWQLQYRFAEPVHVPRGSGLSYVAWYDNSDKNPANPDPTKAVKWGPQTHDEMHLGYVEFVLDTRSQARENFDFPKPEVKIPKGGIVIPEQFKNGLKRFDTNGDGKLDEKEIDALPPAIKNAVLEYIWHTTQ; the protein is encoded by the coding sequence ATGCGACTGACCGCGTTCGCGTTCCTGGTGCTCGTTGCCGGTGTAGCCCCGGCAGCCGATGTCGCGCCCGCGCCGCGCGAAAAAGTTCTCGCCGACCAGAACCTCAAAGAAGCGCCGAAACTCCGGCTTCCCGGGGAAGCGGGCATCGGCCGACTCGTTCCCGATATCGCGTTCACGGACCTCGCCGGCAAACCGGGAAAGCTGTCCGATTTCAAAGGCAGCAAACTTACCGTTGTCGCCTTCACGAATTCCACTTGTCCGCTGTGCAAAAAGTACCGGCCGGCGCTTCACCGTCTGGAAAAGGAGTTCGCGGGGAGGGGGGTGAGCTTCCTGTTCGTGAACCCGACCAAGACCGACAAACCGGGCGATCACGGGTTCGCGGGGCGCTACGTTCACGACACAGACGGTGTACTCACGGCCGCGTTCGGTGCGACTGCGACCACGGAAGTGTTCGTACTCGATTCCGCTCGCACGCTGCAGTACCGCGGTGCGGTCAACGACCAGTACGGTCTCGGCTACGCGCTCGAAAAGCCGCGTGCGAATTATCTCGTCACCGCGCTGGAAGAATTGCTCGTCGCCAAGCGCCCGGTCGTGCAGGCGACCGCCGCGCCGGGGTGCGAACTCGCGCCGGATGCGGCCAAAGCGCCCCGAGTCGCGCTCACTTATCACGCGCGCGTCGAGCGCATCATTCAGGCCAACTGCGTCGAATGTCACCGAACCGGAGGCGTGGGGCCGTTCGCACTCGATACTTACGATTCCGTCGTTGCGAATAAGGGCATGATTCGCAAGGTCGTGAGTAGGGGCACGATGCCGCCGTGGTTCGCGGCTCCGCCGAAGAAGGGCGAGCACTCGCCGTTCGCGAACGACCGCACGCTCACGGAAAGCGACAAGAACGATCTGCTCGCGTGGCTGGCTTCCGACCTGAAAGAGGGGGACGTGGCCGATGCTCCCTTACCGCGCAAGTACGAGAGCGGTTGGCTCATTGGTAAACCGGACGTGGTGTACCAGATCCCCAAGCCGATCGAGATCCCGGCCGAAGGGACGATGCCGTACCAGAACGTGAACGTGGAAACGACTTACGACGAGGACAAGTGGGTGCAGGCGCTCGAAGTGCAACCGGGTGCCCGCGAAGTGGTTCACCACGTCCTGGTGTTCGCGATACCGAAGGGGTCGCGCGGCTCGGGCGGCGAGGCTCAGGGCTTCTTTGCCGCTTACGTTCCGGGCAACAGCGCGATGGTGTACCCCGAGGGCTACGCGAAGAAGCTCCCGAAGGGGTCACTCCTGCGGTTCCAGATCCACTACACGCCCAACGGCAAGGCGACGACCGACCGGACCAAAATCGGGCTGGTCTTCGCGAAACAGGCACCGCGGTACGAGGTCCGCGTGGCGGGGATCGCGAACCCGGTGTTCACGATCCCCGCCGGCGCCGACAACCACAAAGTGAACGCGAGTCTGCCCATTATCCCGTTCGAGACGCGCATTCTGGCCCTCTTCCCGCACGCTCACCTGCGCGGCAAAGCCGCGAAATACGACCTCCGCACCCCGGATGGGAAGGTAACGACGCTACTCGAGGTACCGCACTACGACTTCAACTGGCAGTTGCAGTACCGGTTCGCCGAGCCGGTGCATGTGCCGCGCGGGAGCGGGTTGAGTTACGTCGCGTGGTACGACAACAGTGACAAAAATCCCGCGAACCCGGACCCCACCAAAGCGGTGAAGTGGGGACCGCAGACCCACGACGAAATGCACCTCGGCTACGTCGAATTCGTTCTCGACACGCGATCACAGGCGCGCGAGAACTTCGATTTCCCGAAGCCGGAAGTGAAGATCCCGAAGGGCGGCATCGTGATCCCGGAGCAGTTCAAGAACGGGCTCAAGCGGTTCGACACCAACGGTGACGGCAAACTCGACGAAAAAGAGATCGACGCGCTCCCGCCCGCGATCAAGAACGCCGTGCTCGAATACATCTGGCACACCACGCAGTAG
- the ribA gene encoding GTP cyclohydrolase II gives MPRTAEGFCTIDAALEDLRAGRMIVLVDDEHRENEGDVVMAAEAMTPAAINFMIRQACGRLCVSFSRPHAERLGLELLPGVNLDPTATPFTHNFDARFGISTGISAFDRARTVQVCADPASGPQDLVRDKGHVDGLIARPGGVLVRAGHTEGSVDLCRLAGLREIAVICEVLNEDGSMARLPDLREFCVKHELKMCTIADLIEHRRRREKLIKREIALKLPTEFGTFDLFAYSSMVDQEPHLALALGGIGLPTADAAGAPGIPVQEESVLVRMHSECLTGDVLHSTKCDCGPQLKYAMQQVAEAGRGVIVYMRQEGRGIGLLNKLKAYKLQQEEGLDTVEANKRLGFAPDLRHFGIGAQILHDLGVRDIKLLTNNPRKVIGLEGYGLRIVERIPIQMQPGAHNRDYLQTKKDKLGHLLDEFEQNEGA, from the coding sequence ATGCCCCGCACCGCCGAAGGATTTTGCACCATCGACGCGGCCCTCGAAGACCTCCGGGCCGGCCGCATGATCGTGCTCGTGGACGACGAGCACCGCGAGAACGAGGGCGACGTCGTGATGGCGGCCGAGGCGATGACGCCGGCGGCCATCAACTTCATGATCCGCCAGGCCTGCGGGCGCCTGTGCGTTTCGTTCTCGCGGCCGCACGCGGAGCGGCTGGGCCTCGAACTGCTCCCCGGCGTCAACCTCGACCCCACCGCCACCCCGTTCACGCACAACTTCGACGCCCGGTTCGGCATCTCCACCGGCATCTCGGCCTTCGACCGCGCCCGCACCGTGCAAGTGTGCGCCGACCCCGCGTCCGGCCCGCAAGACCTCGTGCGCGATAAGGGCCACGTGGACGGGCTCATCGCCCGGCCCGGCGGTGTGCTCGTGCGCGCCGGGCACACGGAAGGCAGTGTGGACCTGTGCCGGCTCGCCGGGCTGCGCGAGATCGCCGTCATCTGCGAGGTGCTGAACGAAGACGGCAGCATGGCCCGGCTGCCGGACCTCCGCGAGTTCTGCGTGAAGCACGAACTGAAGATGTGTACGATCGCGGACCTGATCGAGCACCGGCGCCGGCGCGAGAAGCTCATCAAGCGCGAGATCGCACTGAAGCTGCCGACCGAGTTCGGCACGTTCGACCTGTTCGCGTACTCCTCAATGGTGGACCAGGAACCGCACCTCGCGCTGGCGCTCGGCGGCATCGGCCTACCGACCGCGGACGCGGCCGGCGCGCCGGGCATCCCGGTCCAAGAGGAATCGGTTCTGGTGCGCATGCACAGCGAGTGCTTGACCGGCGACGTGCTGCACTCCACCAAGTGCGACTGCGGCCCGCAGTTGAAGTACGCGATGCAGCAGGTGGCGGAAGCCGGGCGCGGGGTGATCGTGTACATGCGGCAGGAGGGCCGCGGAATCGGGTTGCTCAACAAGCTGAAGGCGTACAAGCTCCAGCAGGAAGAAGGGCTGGACACGGTGGAGGCGAACAAGCGCCTCGGCTTCGCCCCGGACCTGCGGCACTTCGGCATCGGCGCGCAGATCCTGCACGACCTCGGGGTCCGCGACATCAAGCTCCTGACGAACAACCCGCGCAAGGTGATCGGGCTCGAGGGCTACGGCCTGCGGATCGTGGAGCGCATACCGATCCAGATGCAGCCGGGCGCCCACAACCGCGACTACCTGCAAACGAAGAAGGACAAGCTCGGTCACCTGCTCGACGAGTTCGAGCAAAACGAAGGTGCGTGA
- a CDS encoding NAD(P)/FAD-dependent oxidoreductase: protein MADGTGGHKVVIIGGGFGGLVAAQSLNKTPTDVTLIDRRNFHLFQPLLYQVATGALSPANIAAPLRSALKKQKNTRVVLGEVTGFDIAGKTVLLKDGARVPFDSLIVSAGSTHHYFGHNEWEEFAPGLKTIEDATEIRRRVLSAFERAERATDPTEQARLLTFVVVGGGPTGVEMAGAIRELAKYTLRADFRNINSATARVIIVEGQTRVLGAFHESLSARAKVALEEMGIEVQLDCHVTSIGAGHVLVKPDGGKGEVTRIDTETVVWAAGVKASPLGKLLADALGGVTVGRGGHVPVNPDCSVGTHPNVFVIGDLASCPDANGKPLPGVAQVAMQQGEYVAGAIVRRLKGEGPKGPFRYFDKGNMATIGRARAVAEAFGIRFSGHLAWFAWLFIHILYLARFENRVLVLFQWFFNYVTRNRAARLITGERSTDARGTK from the coding sequence ATGGCGGACGGCACAGGCGGCCACAAGGTGGTCATCATCGGCGGCGGGTTCGGCGGGCTGGTCGCGGCACAATCGCTGAACAAAACGCCGACCGACGTCACGCTCATCGATCGGCGCAACTTCCACCTGTTCCAACCGCTGCTGTACCAGGTCGCGACCGGCGCGCTCTCGCCCGCCAACATTGCGGCCCCGCTCCGGTCCGCGCTCAAAAAGCAGAAGAACACGCGCGTGGTGCTCGGCGAGGTGACCGGGTTCGATATCGCCGGCAAAACCGTACTGCTCAAGGACGGCGCGCGCGTCCCGTTCGATTCGCTCATCGTTTCGGCCGGGTCCACGCACCACTACTTCGGCCACAACGAGTGGGAGGAGTTCGCCCCGGGCCTAAAAACCATCGAGGACGCGACCGAGATCCGGCGCCGGGTGCTGTCCGCGTTCGAGCGGGCCGAGCGCGCGACCGACCCCACGGAACAGGCCCGGCTCCTCACGTTCGTGGTCGTCGGCGGCGGGCCGACCGGGGTGGAGATGGCCGGCGCGATCCGCGAGCTCGCGAAGTACACGCTCCGCGCCGACTTCCGCAACATCAACTCGGCCACCGCGCGCGTGATAATCGTTGAGGGGCAGACCCGCGTACTCGGCGCGTTCCACGAGTCGCTTAGCGCGCGGGCGAAGGTCGCGCTGGAAGAAATGGGCATTGAAGTGCAACTCGATTGCCACGTGACCTCGATTGGGGCGGGGCACGTGCTCGTAAAGCCCGACGGGGGTAAGGGCGAGGTGACCCGGATCGATACCGAAACGGTCGTGTGGGCCGCGGGCGTGAAGGCGTCGCCGCTCGGGAAGCTGCTCGCGGACGCGCTCGGCGGCGTCACGGTCGGGCGCGGCGGGCACGTCCCGGTGAACCCCGATTGTAGTGTCGGAACGCACCCCAACGTCTTCGTGATCGGCGACCTCGCCAGTTGCCCCGACGCGAACGGCAAGCCGCTCCCGGGCGTCGCCCAGGTCGCGATGCAGCAGGGCGAGTACGTGGCCGGCGCCATCGTGCGCCGACTCAAGGGCGAGGGCCCGAAGGGGCCGTTCCGCTACTTCGACAAGGGGAACATGGCGACGATCGGCCGCGCGCGGGCGGTGGCCGAGGCGTTCGGCATCCGGTTCAGCGGGCACCTCGCGTGGTTCGCGTGGTTGTTCATCCACATCCTGTACCTAGCCCGGTTCGAGAACCGCGTGCTGGTGCTGTTCCAGTGGTTCTTCAACTACGTCACGCGGAACCGCGCCGCCCGGCTCATTACCGGCGAGCGCTCGACCGACGCGCGCGGCACGAAGTGA
- a CDS encoding RNA polymerase sigma factor: protein MNPTRIHTIANRFTAPRERADAPTDAELLGRFLDARDQTAFADLVTRHAPAVRAVCRSVLRDPNDADDAAQATFLVLVRRAGVVRDRAALGGWLSRVAWRAANRLRADNLRRDDRTAGVDPDFTPAAQVAGDSPDLAIVLDEIGKLPERYRVAVLACYATETPTAEAARQLGWPKGTLLTRLAWARKRLRDRLARRGVTLAGGLVVVLANRLGSAGAASFADRITRVAAALVADARVEDGLVSERVFPLTNGVVRAMIGTKLKAAIGIGLLLAVLLGLGLGRSTVATAEANTGDGKKLVAADKAEKADRGAPAKADEEQQPNVVAIGPGKELVVRRPFGSYTREVQPYGRATLTFTEDRLHVQATVSIEKFTVTVTADADYSVNRESLVYGVITGADATGAGEAAGAFAPFAVVATDLPFAFRVRVEDDAITIKDIKAGPFGSPLLMEALTNEKTGKEMLLVASMVGGKYKVDPSPDRNTAPPVARPRKK from the coding sequence GTGAACCCGACACGAATCCACACCATTGCGAACCGGTTCACCGCTCCGCGGGAGCGAGCGGACGCGCCCACCGACGCCGAACTGCTCGGCCGGTTTCTGGACGCGCGCGACCAAACCGCGTTCGCCGACCTCGTCACGCGGCACGCGCCGGCGGTCCGGGCCGTGTGCCGATCGGTGCTCCGCGACCCGAACGACGCCGACGACGCAGCTCAAGCCACGTTCCTGGTGCTCGTTCGCCGGGCAGGAGTGGTTCGGGACCGCGCTGCACTCGGCGGGTGGCTCAGCCGCGTCGCGTGGCGCGCGGCCAACCGGCTTCGTGCCGACAACCTGCGTCGTGACGATCGGACCGCCGGTGTTGATCCCGATTTCACACCCGCGGCGCAGGTGGCTGGCGATTCCCCCGACTTGGCGATCGTGCTCGACGAGATCGGGAAGTTACCCGAACGGTACCGCGTCGCGGTGCTGGCCTGCTACGCGACCGAGACACCGACGGCCGAGGCCGCGCGGCAACTCGGGTGGCCGAAGGGCACGCTCCTGACGCGACTGGCCTGGGCGCGAAAGCGGCTTCGGGACCGGTTGGCCCGACGGGGCGTCACGCTCGCGGGCGGATTGGTTGTGGTTCTCGCGAACCGGCTCGGTTCGGCCGGGGCCGCATCGTTTGCGGACCGAATCACGCGGGTCGCTGCGGCGCTGGTCGCCGACGCCCGGGTAGAAGATGGATTGGTGTCGGAACGAGTTTTCCCTCTCACGAATGGAGTGGTGCGAGCGATGATCGGAACCAAACTCAAAGCGGCTATCGGGATCGGACTCCTTCTGGCCGTGCTACTCGGGCTGGGCCTCGGCCGCTCGACGGTCGCCACCGCCGAAGCGAACACGGGTGACGGTAAGAAGCTGGTTGCGGCTGATAAGGCGGAAAAGGCCGATAGAGGAGCACCGGCGAAGGCGGACGAGGAGCAGCAACCGAACGTTGTGGCCATCGGACCGGGCAAGGAACTCGTTGTGCGCCGGCCGTTCGGCAGCTACACCCGTGAGGTCCAGCCCTACGGCCGCGCGACGCTCACGTTCACAGAAGACCGGTTGCACGTCCAGGCGACCGTGAGTATCGAGAAATTCACCGTCACCGTCACCGCGGACGCCGACTACAGCGTCAACCGCGAGAGCCTTGTGTACGGGGTGATCACAGGGGCAGACGCTACCGGCGCGGGTGAGGCCGCGGGAGCGTTCGCACCGTTTGCTGTGGTCGCGACCGACCTGCCCTTCGCGTTCCGGGTTCGGGTCGAGGACGACGCGATTACGATCAAAGACATCAAGGCCGGGCCGTTCGGCTCGCCGCTGCTCATGGAGGCACTGACGAATGAGAAAACGGGCAAGGAGATGCTCTTGGTAGCGTCTATGGTGGGCGGGAAGTACAAGGTCGATCCGAGTCCGGATCGGAACACCGCTCCGCCGGTCGCCCGTCCGCGGAAGAAGTGA
- a CDS encoding DUF4190 domain-containing protein, translated as MAEPTQSPALPSTADATPYVPVSWTAVASALTAALFAIVLLILGAFAFIGKKPLLMQELLVMPVIAIILCFAARRIIRNSEGTRTGEGLAVGAWWASLVLGLGYVAYLFAIDYSVRRDAANVVEQWVGQVRDDKIAGGAFYTALDPRQRQGVSRSDTSLIEMRFRDELLAFRNSDLVRLAQRNRGEGEFKFESVGVADWSYKPGAIDCAFSGTVTCPEGKFPILVKLKGIEGVTGGEGGGVRQWAVAFQPGGGFIQQEKSERTTYGWMMVLLEINGGTFGKRFIEELNAGPFALPFAYQGFVTESGTPADMMGSRNPTAVLASFIPLGVASSTGRGYARQLADTVFKLPGGAEPTPAQKDKFFAAWNAQGLFEAGRRLKDPAGGVPDKDITLKTTDTAVEVHLPVEIPLQNSYGKPETARGRVVVACKDPALLAEIKARKAAAVAGEKPVNTPPAELGKWTSSHWRVVRIESDLNPVTAHAAGGPGGGPPGMGGGHGGPGGG; from the coding sequence ATGGCCGAACCGACTCAATCGCCCGCGCTCCCGTCCACCGCGGACGCGACCCCCTACGTCCCGGTGTCGTGGACCGCGGTCGCGTCCGCGCTCACCGCGGCCCTGTTCGCGATCGTCCTCCTGATTCTGGGGGCCTTCGCGTTCATCGGTAAAAAACCCCTGCTGATGCAGGAACTGCTGGTGATGCCCGTCATTGCCATCATTTTGTGCTTCGCGGCCCGGCGCATCATCCGCAATTCCGAGGGCACCCGCACCGGCGAGGGCCTGGCGGTCGGCGCGTGGTGGGCGTCGCTGGTGCTGGGGCTGGGGTACGTCGCGTACCTGTTCGCGATCGATTACTCGGTGCGCCGGGACGCCGCGAACGTGGTCGAGCAGTGGGTCGGGCAGGTGCGCGACGACAAGATCGCGGGGGGGGCCTTCTACACGGCGCTCGACCCCCGTCAGCGGCAAGGGGTCTCGCGGAGCGACACGAGCCTGATCGAGATGCGGTTTCGGGACGAGTTGCTCGCGTTCCGCAACTCCGACCTGGTGCGCCTCGCGCAGCGCAACAGGGGCGAGGGGGAGTTCAAATTCGAGTCGGTCGGGGTCGCGGACTGGTCGTACAAGCCGGGCGCGATCGATTGCGCGTTCTCGGGAACGGTCACGTGCCCGGAGGGGAAGTTCCCGATCCTGGTGAAACTCAAGGGCATCGAGGGCGTCACCGGGGGCGAGGGCGGCGGGGTCCGACAGTGGGCCGTCGCGTTCCAACCGGGCGGCGGGTTCATCCAGCAGGAGAAGAGCGAGCGCACGACCTACGGGTGGATGATGGTTCTGTTGGAGATCAACGGGGGGACGTTCGGTAAGAGGTTCATTGAAGAACTGAACGCCGGTCCGTTCGCGCTACCGTTCGCGTACCAGGGGTTCGTTACCGAGAGCGGCACCCCGGCCGACATGATGGGCAGCCGGAACCCGACCGCCGTGCTCGCGTCCTTTATTCCGCTCGGCGTCGCCTCGAGCACCGGCCGCGGGTACGCCCGGCAGCTCGCGGACACCGTTTTCAAGCTCCCCGGCGGGGCCGAACCGACACCGGCGCAGAAGGACAAGTTCTTCGCGGCGTGGAACGCCCAGGGGCTGTTTGAGGCCGGTCGGCGCCTGAAAGACCCGGCCGGCGGCGTGCCCGACAAGGACATCACCCTCAAGACCACGGACACCGCGGTCGAGGTTCACCTGCCGGTCGAGATCCCACTTCAGAACAGCTACGGGAAGCCGGAAACCGCGCGCGGACGGGTCGTGGTCGCGTGCAAAGACCCGGCGCTTCTCGCCGAGATCAAGGCGCGCAAGGCCGCAGCGGTCGCGGGCGAGAAGCCGGTCAACACCCCGCCCGCGGAACTGGGTAAGTGGACGAGTTCCCACTGGCGAGTGGTGCGGATCGAATCGGACCTGAACCCGGTCACCGCGCACGCGGCCGGCGGACCGGGCGGTGGACCGCCGGGTATGGGCGGGGGCCACGGTGGTCCCGGCGGCGGGTAG